One window of the Halobacillus litoralis genome contains the following:
- the helD gene encoding RNA polymerase recycling motor HelD, with protein sequence MNKEMRKEQAYLDNVMETIAKQINEVEADTEKRKEDVINIRRHFWDDLKINMDTFDDYLETIIGMRQQAQDLSVSQGTHRHAFNRLSRLKRIEKVPYFGRIDFAEEGTDDTEQIRIGVSMLTDETNENILIYDWRAPISSVYYDYPPGPAEYSTPGGIVRGDLEKKLQYNISNGLIESMFDTSLTIGDEILQGVLGKGSNKYMHSIVATIQREQNKIIRNVRGSLLIVQGAAGSGKTSAALQRIAYILYKYRETLKANQIILFSPNNMFSSYVSHVLPELGEENMQQETFQDYLEYRLGKSFNVEDPYDQLEYLLNAAGDPFYKTRKASIQLKASSSFFGAINRYRESLETSGMIFKGIKFRGHTLISSKQITEIFYSKDTSLRFLNRIEKLKEWLIREIDKIEKTELSKSWVQGEIELLSKEELQKVFTQLEKTEDFNEDSFNFYEKQHKVLARMIVRRKLKPLRKRVEALQFINIKRLYKQLFENSMSTKLWNEGEVPDRWGEVCVLTREMLEEGNLFQEDATPYLLLKELIQGFQSNTAIKHVLVDEAQDYSVFQFEFLKRLFPAARMTVLGDFNQAIFAHADNFEDFHALTSLYGQSETESIVLDRSYRSTRQIIDFTRQLIPEGEQIKAFDREGEKPALTKLADHAELHEEIIAKIDYLHNSGDHTIAVICKTAAESSAAYQALSTVRDLKLVKKNTGEYQQGVIVIPAYLAKGIEFDAVILYDASNQVYGEENLRRLFYTACTRAMHHLQIYSVGEPSYFLDNVGTGELLETEG encoded by the coding sequence CTGAACAAAGAAATGCGGAAAGAGCAAGCATATTTGGATAATGTGATGGAAACCATTGCAAAGCAAATAAACGAGGTTGAAGCAGATACTGAAAAGCGCAAAGAAGATGTTATCAATATCCGCAGGCATTTTTGGGATGATCTGAAAATTAATATGGATACGTTCGATGATTACCTTGAGACGATTATCGGGATGAGACAACAGGCGCAGGATTTGTCAGTAAGCCAGGGCACGCATAGGCATGCTTTTAATAGGCTTTCAAGGCTTAAACGGATTGAGAAGGTCCCATATTTCGGACGGATAGATTTCGCTGAAGAGGGGACCGATGATACGGAGCAGATCCGTATCGGCGTTTCTATGCTTACTGATGAAACAAACGAAAACATTCTTATCTATGATTGGAGAGCTCCCATTTCAAGTGTTTATTATGACTACCCTCCTGGCCCGGCGGAATATTCTACACCTGGTGGAATCGTCCGGGGAGACCTTGAAAAGAAATTGCAGTATAACATCAGCAATGGTTTGATTGAATCAATGTTCGATACTAGTCTTACGATCGGAGACGAGATCCTGCAGGGAGTGCTTGGCAAAGGATCTAATAAATATATGCATAGTATCGTAGCAACCATTCAAAGGGAACAAAATAAAATAATCCGCAACGTTCGTGGAAGTCTTTTAATTGTCCAGGGGGCTGCGGGGAGTGGCAAAACCTCAGCTGCTCTCCAGAGGATCGCTTATATTCTCTATAAGTACCGGGAAACTTTGAAGGCAAATCAAATCATTTTATTTTCACCTAACAACATGTTCAGCAGTTATGTATCACATGTCTTGCCAGAACTTGGTGAAGAGAATATGCAGCAGGAAACCTTTCAAGATTATCTGGAATACAGGCTGGGCAAGTCATTCAATGTGGAGGACCCTTATGACCAGCTGGAATATTTACTGAATGCTGCTGGTGATCCTTTTTATAAAACTAGAAAAGCCAGTATTCAACTTAAAGCCTCGTCCAGCTTCTTTGGAGCGATCAACAGGTATAGAGAATCATTAGAGACTTCTGGCATGATATTTAAAGGTATAAAGTTCCGTGGGCATACGCTCATCTCATCGAAACAAATCACCGAAATTTTTTATAGTAAAGATACATCACTTCGATTTCTTAATAGAATTGAGAAGTTGAAAGAGTGGTTGATCAGGGAGATTGATAAGATTGAAAAAACGGAGCTGAGTAAGTCCTGGGTCCAAGGAGAAATCGAGTTACTCAGCAAAGAAGAGCTTCAGAAGGTTTTTACTCAATTAGAGAAAACAGAAGACTTTAATGAAGATTCCTTTAATTTCTACGAAAAACAGCACAAGGTTCTTGCCCGGATGATCGTACGCAGGAAGTTGAAGCCTCTACGCAAAAGGGTAGAAGCTCTTCAGTTTATAAATATTAAAAGATTATACAAGCAGCTATTTGAAAATTCTATGAGCACCAAGTTATGGAATGAGGGAGAGGTCCCTGACCGATGGGGAGAGGTATGCGTTCTGACAAGGGAAATGCTTGAGGAAGGCAATCTTTTTCAAGAGGATGCTACCCCGTATTTGCTGCTGAAGGAACTTATTCAAGGCTTCCAGTCAAATACTGCTATTAAACATGTACTTGTAGATGAAGCGCAGGACTATTCTGTCTTTCAATTCGAGTTTTTAAAAAGGTTATTTCCTGCTGCCAGGATGACCGTCCTGGGTGACTTTAACCAGGCGATATTCGCTCACGCGGATAATTTTGAGGATTTCCATGCTCTTACCAGCTTATATGGGCAAAGTGAAACGGAAAGTATCGTATTAGACCGCAGTTACAGATCTACCAGGCAGATTATTGATTTTACACGTCAACTTATTCCTGAAGGGGAGCAAATCAAAGCTTTTGACCGGGAGGGAGAGAAACCGGCGCTCACCAAGCTGGCTGACCATGCTGAATTACACGAAGAAATCATAGCTAAAATCGACTACTTGCATAACAGTGGAGACCATACGATCGCTGTGATTTGTAAAACAGCTGCAGAAAGTTCAGCTGCCTATCAAGCTCTTAGTACCGTAAGAGATCTTAAGCTCGTTAAGAAGAACACTGGGGAGTACCAACAAGGGGTTATAGTCATTCCTGCTTATCTGGCAAAAGGGATCGAATTTGATGCTGTCATCCTTTATGATGCCTCAAATCAGGTTTATGGAGAGGAGAATTTGCGCAGATTGTTTTATACGGCGTGTACTAGAGCGATGCATCACTTGCAAATATATAGTGTCGGCGAGCCGAGTTACTTTTTAGATAACGTTGGAACTGGAGAGTTGTTGGAAACTGAGGGTTAA
- a CDS encoding response regulator → MLRGAISRLLSMENDIQVVGEAANGEEAVEIIQRLQPDIAILDIEMPHLSGLEVAEHLQKINSTCLVAIVTTFARSGYLQKAVKAGARGYLLKDTPVSHLAESLRKIYSGQRVFSPQLTFSFIEEKNPLTKREIEILQCLKRGDSVKDMNQSLYLSEGTIRNYISEIIQKLEAKNRIEAVTIAKEKGWL, encoded by the coding sequence ATGCTGCGTGGAGCGATCAGTCGATTGCTGAGTATGGAGAATGATATTCAAGTAGTCGGTGAAGCTGCTAACGGCGAAGAGGCTGTCGAAATCATTCAGAGACTACAACCTGATATTGCTATACTGGATATTGAAATGCCTCATTTAAGCGGCCTGGAGGTAGCGGAGCACCTTCAAAAAATCAACTCTACCTGCCTGGTCGCGATAGTCACTACATTTGCAAGGAGCGGCTATCTTCAAAAAGCAGTCAAAGCAGGGGCTCGAGGCTATTTATTAAAAGACACCCCTGTCTCACATCTGGCTGAATCATTAAGAAAAATATATAGCGGTCAAAGGGTGTTCAGTCCTCAACTGACTTTTTCATTTATAGAGGAAAAGAATCCTCTGACTAAGCGTGAAATAGAAATATTACAATGCCTCAAAAGAGGAGACTCGGTCAAAGACATGAACCAGTCCCTCTACTTATCCGAAGGGACGATACGTAATTATATATCAGAGATTATTCAAAAGCTTGAGGCAAAAAACCGGATTGAGGCTGTTACAATCGCCAAGGAAAAAGGCTGGTTGTGA
- a CDS encoding DJ-1/PfpI family protein has protein sequence MKALFFLYEGYVDWEISPLSYMLNISGVEVETVALCEEVTHKGNFRVKADMGIEACDPADYEILIIPGGEPAPFDKEERLLNLIKSFDEQGKIIAAICGGPTFLAAADVLRERKYSTSIDDDPEYFSYFNEDNMSESDVTVSENLITAEGNAYIEFANAVGKVLNIFEDREDELETVLFFKNQLRG, from the coding sequence ATGAAAGCGTTATTCTTTTTGTACGAAGGGTATGTGGATTGGGAAATCAGTCCTTTATCGTACATGTTAAATATCTCAGGCGTTGAAGTTGAAACGGTGGCATTATGTGAAGAAGTCACTCACAAGGGAAATTTCAGAGTGAAGGCAGATATGGGGATTGAAGCATGTGATCCTGCTGACTACGAAATTCTGATTATACCAGGTGGTGAGCCGGCGCCCTTTGATAAAGAGGAACGATTATTGAATCTTATAAAAAGTTTTGATGAACAAGGTAAAATAATCGCAGCCATTTGCGGAGGACCAACCTTCCTAGCAGCGGCAGATGTTCTTCGTGAAAGAAAATATTCAACATCCATTGACGACGATCCTGAGTATTTCAGCTATTTCAATGAAGATAACATGAGTGAAAGCGATGTAACGGTAAGCGAAAATTTAATTACCGCTGAAGGAAATGCTTATATTGAATTTGCTAATGCTGTTGGAAAAGTGTTGAACATATTTGAAGACAGGGAAGACGAATTAGAAACGGTCCTTTTCTTTAAGAATCAGTTAAGAGGATAA
- a CDS encoding DJ-1/PfpI family protein — MDKITFTGILLYPRFSEYEISVLLSVLKQGRKQAIYIGLDNQVVRGESGLPCIPEASINEVDINRLESIVLPGVDDFAHLINHDALASFIHKMNDQNKIIAAISSAPYLLSISGVLDGKKYTTGLTAEQRTFLGTFKEESYINSPIVVDEYASDS; from the coding sequence ATGGATAAAATCACTTTTACAGGAATATTACTTTACCCTAGATTTAGCGAGTATGAAATATCGGTTCTATTATCCGTATTAAAGCAAGGAAGAAAACAAGCTATTTATATTGGTTTAGACAATCAAGTGGTTAGGGGCGAGTCAGGTTTGCCTTGCATACCTGAAGCAAGTATTAATGAGGTAGATATAAACAGATTGGAGAGTATTGTCCTTCCTGGAGTCGATGATTTTGCACACCTGATCAACCACGATGCCCTTGCCTCCTTCATACATAAAATGAATGATCAAAACAAAATCATTGCTGCAATTTCCAGTGCCCCTTATTTATTGTCCATCAGTGGCGTTCTGGATGGTAAGAAATACACCACAGGATTAACGGCAGAACAAAGAACATTCTTAGGTACATTTAAGGAAGAAAGTTATATAAATTCCCCGATCGTTGTTGATGAATACGCAAGCGATTCGTGA
- a CDS encoding DUF2200 domain-containing protein codes for MTKHRIYTMSVASVYPHYVTKAEKKGRTKTEVDEIICWLTGYTQEEMEAQLEKQTDFETFFAESPRMNPSRNMIKGVICGVRVEDIEEPTMQEIRYLDKMIDELAKGKAMEKILRK; via the coding sequence ATGACCAAACATAGAATCTATACAATGAGTGTCGCAAGTGTCTATCCCCATTATGTTACGAAGGCGGAAAAAAAGGGGCGGACGAAAACAGAAGTCGATGAAATCATCTGTTGGTTGACAGGATATACTCAGGAAGAGATGGAAGCACAATTGGAAAAACAGACAGACTTCGAGACCTTCTTTGCGGAATCTCCCCGAATGAATCCTTCGCGGAACATGATTAAAGGGGTGATCTGCGGTGTCCGGGTGGAAGATATTGAAGAACCAACAATGCAGGAAATTCGCTACTTGGATAAGATGATCGATGAGTTAGCAAAGGGAAAAGCGATGGAGAAGATTTTACGTAAATAA
- a CDS encoding alpha/beta hydrolase, whose product MPAIFLPAGGFTGNEGLNIAEFLSGDFETHLIDLPGLGNSKGIDGKITSVHLANWVKEYMEQNHIEKADLIGHSLGGAILLSFAVHYPDKVNKLVLLDQGHKPFPRIPKSEFGPFAYIFPLINVCVKIFRKPCLNKLAPLFLQSNEQEIDFEGDVKRFCERMGIEENEYVRMAIKHPAEFSVEGLNLMFGYYNLNLPKLLKSIKVPTYLIYGTFENINEKEHRHTEHYIQKLKRHSLPITYHQVNGGHYVHWNKEFSLCDLKEFLTNTS is encoded by the coding sequence GTGCCTGCAATATTTCTACCTGCTGGTGGTTTCACTGGAAATGAAGGACTTAATATAGCGGAATTCTTAAGCGGTGATTTTGAAACCCATCTGATTGATTTGCCTGGTTTAGGAAATAGCAAAGGTATTGATGGGAAAATCACTTCAGTGCATCTAGCAAACTGGGTAAAAGAGTATATGGAACAAAATCATATAGAAAAGGCTGATTTAATAGGCCATTCCTTAGGTGGGGCTATATTATTATCCTTTGCAGTTCATTACCCTGACAAAGTGAATAAACTGGTTTTGCTAGACCAGGGACACAAACCATTTCCTAGAATCCCGAAGTCAGAATTCGGACCATTCGCTTATATATTTCCGCTAATAAATGTATGTGTAAAGATATTCAGAAAACCTTGTTTGAATAAATTGGCGCCTTTATTTCTTCAGAGTAATGAACAGGAAATAGACTTTGAAGGTGATGTGAAGCGCTTTTGTGAACGTATGGGTATTGAAGAAAATGAATATGTCCGGATGGCAATAAAACACCCAGCTGAATTCTCTGTGGAAGGTTTAAATCTAATGTTTGGGTACTATAATCTTAATCTTCCTAAACTATTAAAATCGATAAAGGTTCCAACTTATTTAATCTATGGAACATTTGAAAATATCAATGAAAAAGAGCACAGACATACTGAGCACTACATACAAAAATTAAAGAGACATAGTCTTCCAATAACATATCATCAAGTAAATGGCGGTCATTATGTCCATTGGAATAAAGAATTTTCATTGTGCGATTTGAAAGAGTTCTTAACAAATACTTCTTAA
- a CDS encoding DUF2252 domain-containing protein, producing METMEELKKRLRKMTIKEIFDHYEGEILGLDHHKRFIKYNKMLKNPFQFFRGSAYLFYYDVSRMPISYHTPEDKPTWIQGDLHFDNFGGLQNEQGEMVFDSNDFDEGYLGSYLYDVYRMTTSIGLYAEQLEYGEEDQEAFIDTYLRAYHHQLEEFVERGGDPSTLLFKKDNTGGPVANTLGNLENREVTEKLNQMTKVEDGERHFKIEGQLERLSEEERQGLEEAWPKYIQSLNENKDSSGDYFAIKDAVKLEGAGTGSIGLMRFFILVEGPGEGHTDDVILEAKEARYPATGHYFSYDDLFQSEEGLHHGRRVIQTQKAMHYLQDPYLGFFSIGDHHFYVRESTAFEEEVDPEQLLDRDSMLATVETMGKVTAKIHARADSDVDASLPHESEVEILKAIGNLDRFVDDLTRMGMFYKHRVEEDFQLFTEWLEEEFQKREE from the coding sequence ATGGAGACAATGGAAGAACTGAAAAAACGATTACGGAAAATGACTATAAAAGAGATCTTCGACCATTACGAAGGAGAAATACTCGGACTTGACCATCACAAACGTTTCATTAAATACAATAAAATGTTGAAGAACCCATTCCAATTTTTCAGGGGAAGCGCATATCTGTTCTATTACGATGTTTCCAGGATGCCGATTTCCTATCATACACCTGAAGATAAACCGACGTGGATTCAGGGGGACTTGCATTTCGATAATTTCGGAGGTTTACAAAACGAACAAGGCGAGATGGTGTTCGACTCGAACGACTTTGATGAAGGCTATCTAGGTTCTTACCTGTACGATGTGTACCGTATGACAACGTCGATCGGGCTGTACGCGGAGCAGCTCGAATACGGAGAAGAGGACCAGGAAGCTTTTATTGACACTTATTTACGTGCCTATCATCATCAGCTTGAGGAATTCGTAGAGCGCGGCGGGGATCCCTCCACCCTTTTGTTTAAGAAAGACAATACGGGCGGACCGGTGGCAAACACACTGGGAAACCTCGAAAACCGGGAAGTGACAGAAAAGTTGAATCAGATGACTAAGGTAGAGGATGGAGAGCGGCACTTTAAAATAGAAGGGCAGCTCGAGCGGTTATCCGAGGAGGAAAGGCAAGGACTTGAAGAAGCCTGGCCGAAGTATATCCAGTCATTAAACGAAAATAAAGACTCATCAGGAGATTACTTTGCTATTAAGGATGCTGTGAAGCTGGAGGGCGCCGGGACTGGATCCATTGGACTGATGCGTTTCTTCATTCTGGTGGAAGGACCTGGCGAGGGGCATACGGATGATGTGATCCTTGAGGCAAAGGAAGCCCGTTATCCAGCGACAGGGCATTACTTTTCTTATGATGACCTGTTTCAATCCGAAGAGGGTCTGCACCATGGCCGCCGGGTGATTCAGACTCAGAAGGCTATGCACTATCTGCAGGATCCTTATCTTGGCTTCTTTTCGATTGGCGATCATCACTTTTATGTGAGAGAGTCGACTGCTTTTGAAGAAGAGGTGGACCCGGAACAGCTGCTTGATAGAGACAGCATGCTTGCTACCGTGGAAACGATGGGGAAAGTAACAGCGAAAATTCACGCGCGGGCGGATTCCGATGTGGATGCTTCTCTTCCACATGAAAGTGAAGTCGAAATTCTGAAAGCGATCGGCAATCTGGACCGATTCGTGGACGATCTTACCCGGATGGGAATGTTCTATAAGCACCGGGTAGAGGAGGATTTTCAGTTGTTCACTGAATGGCTGGAAGAAGAGTTCCAAAAAAGGGAAGAGTAA
- a CDS encoding DUF975 family protein, protein MLLCYIIKLVLETLPVQGSISIQMAPVAVASSETLISLVITSVVNSILFFIMIDYITNTQYTMRKRFVKACTYPFRNWHLLYKGLAVFFITNLLLYVIGMMMIYAGLGSLFTYAAGVSLWSGILFAAYLLIFAFIIWLFLGISQAMYILYDDPGSGIFSSMKESFLLMKGYKWPLLGLFVLTGIGLILGVLLFVVGLVVSLAIYEVSRLVFYRALIQKRRQREWHAKFNE, encoded by the coding sequence GTGCTTTTATGCTACATAATCAAGCTTGTTCTAGAGACATTGCCTGTACAGGGTTCAATCAGTATCCAGATGGCACCGGTAGCTGTGGCAAGTTCTGAGACACTTATTTCTTTGGTAATCACTTCTGTAGTGAACAGCATTCTTTTTTTCATTATGATCGATTACATAACAAATACACAATACACAATGAGGAAAAGGTTCGTGAAGGCATGTACGTATCCTTTCCGGAATTGGCATCTATTGTATAAGGGATTAGCTGTCTTTTTCATCACTAACCTGCTCCTTTATGTAATAGGGATGATGATGATTTATGCAGGGCTTGGAAGCCTGTTCACATATGCAGCAGGGGTCAGTTTATGGTCAGGTATTTTGTTCGCGGCTTACCTATTGATATTCGCATTCATCATCTGGCTGTTCTTAGGAATCTCGCAGGCGATGTATATCCTTTATGACGACCCTGGTTCTGGTATATTTTCTAGCATGAAAGAAAGTTTTTTATTGATGAAAGGCTACAAATGGCCTCTGCTGGGTCTCTTTGTGTTAACGGGGATCGGTTTAATCCTCGGAGTACTTCTGTTTGTGGTCGGACTAGTGGTGTCTCTTGCTATATATGAAGTGAGCCGGTTGGTTTTCTACAGGGCGCTTATTCAGAAGAGGCGACAAAGAGAGTGGCACGCAAAATTTAATGAGTAA
- a CDS encoding DUF2179 domain-containing protein yields the protein MANILLIFLLQIILVPTLSLRIIFVVKNMSVFAAIFGFIEALIYVFGLSIVLSGEQSIPEMLVYALGFAAGIFLGNYIENKLAIGYTTLTVNLMNNNTELVWTLRNNGYGVTVFEGMGKDGARYQLQILTKRNLEEKVTRIIEEYDPNAFIISYEPRKFKGGYLLKAMKKRKS from the coding sequence ATGGCGAATATCCTATTAATTTTCTTATTACAAATTATTTTAGTGCCGACCTTATCGCTTCGCATCATTTTTGTCGTTAAAAACATGAGTGTATTTGCTGCTATTTTCGGATTTATAGAAGCGTTGATTTATGTGTTCGGTTTATCCATCGTCCTAAGCGGCGAACAAAGTATTCCAGAGATGCTTGTCTATGCCTTAGGGTTTGCAGCAGGGATATTTCTAGGGAATTATATTGAAAATAAATTGGCTATTGGATATACAACACTTACTGTCAACTTAATGAATAATAATACTGAACTTGTCTGGACTCTTCGTAACAATGGGTACGGCGTAACTGTATTCGAAGGAATGGGTAAAGATGGGGCCCGTTATCAACTTCAGATTCTGACAAAAAGAAATCTGGAAGAGAAGGTGACTAGAATAATTGAAGAATATGATCCTAATGCCTTTATCATTTCTTATGAGCCACGCAAGTTTAAAGGCGGATATCTATTAAAAGCGATGAAAAAAAGAAAATCATAA
- a CDS encoding sensor histidine kinase, with amino-acid sequence MKRSTTMLMAALILPGIYSLFGPYNWAWAGSLGLFILLAACYWLSIKYHSSRKLFISIQVGIAAVIGALYSPWNLVLGFYPAMVAGIFLSQKSLRVFTGLASVSFAASVFFYYELQQQEWQFYWVPLVITVLFLPFVVKIYHRSMIMNQELKVANEEITYLIKNEERQRISRDLHDSVGHTLSLITLKSELMERLIREHPEEAIEEANAIQEISRSVLLQVRQLISDMQSVDIEEELEHAEDVFSWADIAFHRKIDCAFEEIPPITRNIFGMCLRECITNVLKHSGAKTCTVTLHGNGREYILIIEDDGKGMSLHNGDQKDFGSGIVGMKERLLLIGGTLHIDSPEGTDVTITVPKMG; translated from the coding sequence ATGAAACGCTCAACAACTATGCTGATGGCAGCTCTTATCCTTCCAGGAATCTATTCATTATTCGGTCCCTATAATTGGGCGTGGGCTGGAAGTTTAGGGTTGTTTATCCTATTGGCCGCCTGTTATTGGCTAAGTATCAAGTATCACTCGTCAAGAAAGCTTTTCATTTCCATTCAAGTGGGAATCGCAGCTGTCATCGGTGCCTTGTATTCACCCTGGAATCTTGTGCTTGGATTTTACCCTGCGATGGTGGCAGGGATCTTTCTGTCGCAGAAATCTCTCCGGGTTTTCACAGGACTGGCAAGTGTCAGCTTTGCTGCTTCGGTATTTTTTTATTATGAACTGCAGCAGCAGGAATGGCAGTTTTATTGGGTGCCACTTGTCATCACCGTCCTGTTTCTCCCTTTTGTAGTGAAAATATATCACAGATCAATGATCATGAACCAAGAACTGAAGGTCGCCAACGAAGAGATTACCTACTTGATAAAAAATGAAGAGCGTCAAAGGATTTCAAGGGATCTGCATGATTCTGTCGGTCATACGCTCTCATTGATAACATTGAAAAGTGAACTTATGGAAAGGCTCATACGGGAACATCCCGAAGAAGCGATCGAAGAAGCAAATGCAATTCAGGAGATTTCACGCTCCGTCTTACTTCAAGTCCGGCAGCTCATCAGCGATATGCAGTCAGTAGATATCGAGGAAGAGCTAGAGCATGCAGAAGATGTTTTTAGCTGGGCGGACATCGCTTTTCATCGGAAGATCGATTGTGCGTTTGAAGAGATCCCCCCCATCACGAGAAATATCTTCGGCATGTGCCTGCGGGAATGTATCACAAACGTTTTAAAACACAGTGGAGCAAAAACGTGTACAGTAACTCTTCATGGCAACGGCCGGGAGTATATACTGATAATAGAAGATGATGGAAAAGGGATGTCGCTTCACAACGGAGATCAAAAGGATTTCGGAAGTGGAATTGTGGGCATGAAAGAGCGTCTCCTGTTAATTGGCGGGACGTTGCACATTGATTCCCCAGAAGGGACAGATGTAACGATTACTGTGCCGAAAATGGGATAA
- a CDS encoding phosphoribosylanthranilate isomerase — protein sequence MSSGMFDEFIKIAQKLNDIDVIPLLMGSVGLEVITGESWNAEDIDIHVPGDKRGWEVPPELSIHNWMGIVTLMNFMGYRLIDLHEHEFSKGGLSVEFGIIDTLPTFAGVQLKDLEMQQLGSVKYYLLNHEQYLCVYEASSKDSYRADQNNHKDLRKIDFLKKTGSKD from the coding sequence ATGAGTAGCGGTATGTTTGATGAATTTATTAAGATTGCACAAAAACTAAATGATATTGATGTCATTCCGTTGTTAATGGGATCGGTTGGGCTGGAAGTCATTACAGGTGAAAGTTGGAATGCAGAAGACATAGACATCCATGTACCTGGTGATAAGAGAGGCTGGGAAGTACCGCCTGAATTGTCTATACATAACTGGATGGGTATTGTGACACTCATGAATTTTATGGGATATAGGTTAATTGATTTACATGAACATGAGTTTTCAAAAGGAGGGTTATCTGTTGAGTTTGGTATTATTGACACATTACCGACTTTTGCGGGAGTGCAATTGAAAGATTTAGAAATGCAGCAACTGGGCAGTGTTAAGTATTATTTACTGAACCATGAACAATATTTATGTGTATATGAAGCTTCTTCAAAAGATAGTTATCGAGCAGATCAAAACAATCATAAAGATTTAAGAAAGATAGATTTTTTGAAAAAAACAGGAAGTAAGGATTGA
- a CDS encoding glycerol dehydrogenase gives MKERVYISPAKYVQGRNAVRKIGHHLEGIGETAVVISDETVWKIAGDDVVSYLNEANITTKNVVFNGEASPTEMDRIADIAKETEASIVIGVGGGKTLDTAKAVSDEVQGYTVIIPTTASTDAPTSALSVVYSDEGVFESYRFYDKNPDLVLLDSKIIAEAPPRFLASGIADALATFVEVKSVVNNSGNTMAGGQTTLAAQAIAEKCEEVLFDYALLAYQSNERGVVTSALENVIEANTLLSGLGFESGGLGAAHAIHNGFTALEGDIHHLTHGEKVAFGTLVQLTMEEHSQEVMEQYMALYTSLDLPITLEDIKLKDVSKEDILKVAETATADGETIHQAFSVTAEEVADAIIATDQYAKTFKGMLQLGE, from the coding sequence ATGAAAGAACGTGTATATATAAGCCCGGCAAAATATGTCCAAGGCAGAAACGCTGTCCGTAAGATTGGACACCATTTAGAAGGTATTGGTGAGACTGCTGTTGTCATTTCAGACGAAACCGTATGGAAAATTGCAGGCGATGATGTCGTATCTTATCTGAACGAAGCAAACATCACTACGAAGAATGTGGTATTCAATGGCGAAGCTTCTCCAACAGAAATGGATCGAATCGCTGATATAGCAAAAGAGACAGAAGCTTCCATTGTCATTGGTGTTGGGGGAGGAAAAACGCTGGATACTGCAAAAGCGGTTTCTGATGAAGTTCAAGGTTACACGGTAATCATTCCAACAACGGCTTCTACAGACGCACCTACCAGCGCGCTTTCCGTTGTTTATTCAGATGAAGGCGTTTTTGAATCCTACCGTTTCTATGACAAGAATCCAGATCTTGTATTGCTGGATTCCAAAATCATTGCAGAAGCTCCTCCGCGGTTCTTAGCTTCCGGTATTGCCGATGCACTCGCTACATTCGTAGAGGTGAAAAGTGTTGTGAACAATAGCGGTAATACGATGGCAGGAGGACAAACAACACTCGCTGCACAGGCGATAGCAGAAAAATGTGAAGAAGTACTATTCGATTATGCATTACTCGCTTATCAATCGAACGAACGAGGAGTAGTAACGTCTGCTCTTGAAAATGTGATTGAAGCAAACACTCTTCTCAGCGGTCTAGGCTTTGAAAGTGGCGGACTAGGTGCTGCCCACGCTATTCATAATGGTTTCACCGCGCTGGAAGGCGACATCCACCACCTCACACACGGAGAGAAAGTAGCTTTCGGCACCCTTGTTCAATTAACAATGGAAGAACATTCTCAAGAAGTAATGGAACAATATATGGCATTATATACCAGCCTTGACCTACCAATCACCTTGGAAGATATCAAACTGAAAGATGTCTCCAAAGAAGATATTCTCAAAGTAGCCGAAACAGCAACAGCCGACGGAGAAACTATCCACCAGGCTTTTTCAGTAACTGCTGAAGAAGTGGCTGATGCGATTATTGCTACCGATCAATATGCCAAAACTTTCAAAGGTATGCTGCAGTTGGGTGAATAA